The Vidua chalybeata isolate OUT-0048 chromosome 6, bVidCha1 merged haplotype, whole genome shotgun sequence genome has a segment encoding these proteins:
- the CHKA gene encoding choline kinase alpha isoform X1, translating into MKTKFCDADPSPLGLLLGRGSAATGQPPSPLAHPDPEGKDPTVAGRGGVATPPPALPPPLEEESLPLDPRTRRRAYLWCKEFLPGAWRELREEQLRISPIRGGLSNMLFQCSLPDTIETVADEPRKVLLRLYGAILQMRSCNKGESVQSQMENDLQGAEAMVLESVMFAILAERALGPKLYGIFPQGRLEEFIPSRKLSTEELSLPDISAEIAEKMARFHGMKMPFNKEPKWLFGTMEKYLNQVLRIKFTRECQTRKLNKLLSYNLPQEMKNLRAMLEATSSPVVFCHNDCQEGNILLLEGRESSENQKLMLIDFEYSSYNYRGFDIGNHFCEWMYDYSYEKYPFFKANVRKYPSKKQQLYFLSSYLSAFHDGFENRSNEEKSELEEEVLVEVNRFALASHFFWGLWSIIQAKISSIEFGYLEYALSRFDAYFDQKRKLKV; encoded by the exons ATGAAAACCAAGTTCTGCGACGCCGACCCGTCCCCGCTCGGTCTCCTCCTTGGCCGCGGGTCTGCCGCGACCGGTCAGCCGCCCTCACCGCTGGCTCACCCCGACCCCGAGGGGAAGGATCCCACCGTGGCGGGCAGAGGTGGCGTCGCGACCCCACCCCCAGCGCTGCCTCCGCCACTCGAGGAGGAGTCGCTGCCTCTCGACCCCCGGACGCGGCGCCGGGCGTATCTGTGGTGTAAGGAGTTCCTGCCGGGGGCCTGGCGGGAGCTGCGGGAAGAGCAGCTGCGCATCAGCCCCATCAG AGGTGGCCTCAGCAACATGCTGTTTCAGTGCTCGCTACCTGATACCATTGAGACAGTTGCAGATGAGCCACGGAAAGTTCTCCTGCGTTTATACGGTGCAATCCTGCAGATG AGGTCCTGTAATAAGGGAGAGTCTGTACAGTCTCAGATGGAAAATGACTTACAA GGAGCAGAAGCCATGGTTCTGGAAAGTGTTATGTTTGCCATTCTTGCAGAGAGAGCGCTCGGCCCAAAGCTGTATGGAATCTTCCCACAAGGGCGACTGGAGGAATTCATTCCT AGTAGGAAACTGAGCACTGAAGAACTAAGCTTACCTGACATATCTGCTGAAATAGCTGAGAAGATGGCCAGATTTCATGGCATGAAAATGCCATTTAATAAGGAACCTAAGTGGCTTTTTGGAACAATGGAAAA GTATCTAAATCAAGTGCTGAGAATTAAATTTACCAGAGAATGCCAAACCAGAAAACTGAACAAACTTCTCAGTTACAATCTCCcccaggaaatgaaaaatctaaG AGCTATGCTTGAAGCTACTTCTTCACCAGTTGTATTTTGCCACAATGATTGTCAAGAGG GTAATATCTTACTTCTGGAAGGCAGAGAGAGTTCAGAAAACCAAAAGCTGATGCTCATTGACTTTGAATACAGCAGCTATAATTACCG aggaTTTGACATTGGAAATCACTTCTGTGAATGGATGTATGATTACTCATATGAGAAGTACCCATTCTTCAAAGCCAATGTTCGTAAATATCCTTCAAAGAAACAGCAG CTTTATTTCCTCTCCAGTTACCTGTCTGCATTCCATGATGGCTTTGAAAATCGGAGCAATGAAGAGAAGTCTGAACTAGAAGAAGAAGTGTTGGTAGAAGTTAACAG GTTTGCCCTTGCATCACACTTCTTCTGGGGTCTGTGGTCTATTATACAAGCAAAGATCTCATCCATTGAGTTTGGGTACCTG GAATATGCGTTATCCAGATTTGATGCCTACTTTGATCAGAAGAGGAAGCTGAAGGTGTGA
- the CHKA gene encoding choline kinase alpha isoform X2: MLFQCSLPDTIETVADEPRKVLLRLYGAILQMRSCNKGESVQSQMENDLQGAEAMVLESVMFAILAERALGPKLYGIFPQGRLEEFIPSRKLSTEELSLPDISAEIAEKMARFHGMKMPFNKEPKWLFGTMEKYLNQVLRIKFTRECQTRKLNKLLSYNLPQEMKNLRAMLEATSSPVVFCHNDCQEGNILLLEGRESSENQKLMLIDFEYSSYNYRGFDIGNHFCEWMYDYSYEKYPFFKANVRKYPSKKQQLYFLSSYLSAFHDGFENRSNEEKSELEEEVLVEVNRFALASHFFWGLWSIIQAKISSIEFGYLEYALSRFDAYFDQKRKLKV, translated from the exons ATGCTGTTTCAGTGCTCGCTACCTGATACCATTGAGACAGTTGCAGATGAGCCACGGAAAGTTCTCCTGCGTTTATACGGTGCAATCCTGCAGATG AGGTCCTGTAATAAGGGAGAGTCTGTACAGTCTCAGATGGAAAATGACTTACAA GGAGCAGAAGCCATGGTTCTGGAAAGTGTTATGTTTGCCATTCTTGCAGAGAGAGCGCTCGGCCCAAAGCTGTATGGAATCTTCCCACAAGGGCGACTGGAGGAATTCATTCCT AGTAGGAAACTGAGCACTGAAGAACTAAGCTTACCTGACATATCTGCTGAAATAGCTGAGAAGATGGCCAGATTTCATGGCATGAAAATGCCATTTAATAAGGAACCTAAGTGGCTTTTTGGAACAATGGAAAA GTATCTAAATCAAGTGCTGAGAATTAAATTTACCAGAGAATGCCAAACCAGAAAACTGAACAAACTTCTCAGTTACAATCTCCcccaggaaatgaaaaatctaaG AGCTATGCTTGAAGCTACTTCTTCACCAGTTGTATTTTGCCACAATGATTGTCAAGAGG GTAATATCTTACTTCTGGAAGGCAGAGAGAGTTCAGAAAACCAAAAGCTGATGCTCATTGACTTTGAATACAGCAGCTATAATTACCG aggaTTTGACATTGGAAATCACTTCTGTGAATGGATGTATGATTACTCATATGAGAAGTACCCATTCTTCAAAGCCAATGTTCGTAAATATCCTTCAAAGAAACAGCAG CTTTATTTCCTCTCCAGTTACCTGTCTGCATTCCATGATGGCTTTGAAAATCGGAGCAATGAAGAGAAGTCTGAACTAGAAGAAGAAGTGTTGGTAGAAGTTAACAG GTTTGCCCTTGCATCACACTTCTTCTGGGGTCTGTGGTCTATTATACAAGCAAAGATCTCATCCATTGAGTTTGGGTACCTG GAATATGCGTTATCCAGATTTGATGCCTACTTTGATCAGAAGAGGAAGCTGAAGGTGTGA